The region CCGGCGTCGATATTCGCGTCCGAATGGCCGCGCGCGCTGCCGTCGGCCGACAGGGCATTGGCGGCGATGCCGGTGCGCACCGAGCCGGGCAGGATCACGCTGACGCCGATGCCATAGGCGGCCTCGACCTCGGCCCGCAGGGCATCGAAATAGCCCACGCAAGCATGCTTGGCGGCGCTGTAGCCGGTGCGCAGGGGGCGCCCACCTTGCCGGCGACCGAGCTGACGATGGCGATCTGGCCCGCCTGGCGTTCCACCATGTGCGGCAGGACGAGCTGGGTCAGGCGCACGGGGGCGAAGAAGTCCACCTCCATCAGGCGGCGATAGACTGCAAAATCGGTATCGAGCGCCAGGCTGCGCTGGCTGATGCCGGCATTGTTGATCAGCAGGTCGACCTGGCCCTTGAAGCCCAGCACCCTGGCCAGGGCGGGGGCCAACGCGTCGTAGTCGGTCGCCTCGAAGGGCACGACCAGGCTGGGGCCGGCCAGCTTGCCCGCCACCGCCTCCAGCGCGTCCTGCCGGCGGCCCGACAGGACCACCGCGGCGCCCCGGGCCGACAGGCCCTTGGCCAGCGCCTCGCCAATGCCCGATGACGCGCCGGTCACCCAGGCGACCTTGCCCTGAAAATCCATGGTTTGCTCTCCCCTTGGCCGGGCGGCAGTATGTCAGCCTGCGCCCGCGCGAGATTGTCGCCTTTGCGACAATTCAGGCAACCAGCTTTCCCACGATTTCCGCAACGGCATCCTGCCAGGGCCGCAGGGTGATGCCATAGGCCTGCGCCAGGTGGTGGGTCGCCAGGCGGGAATTGGCCGGGCGGCGGGCCGGGGTGGGATAGTCCCGGGTCTCGATCGGTGTCACCTTGGGGCGCGGCCGGCCGTGGCGCGCGGCGACGTCGAAGACATGGTTGGCCAGCTCGCACCAGGTCGCCTCGCCGGCGTTGACGCCGTGGAAGGTGCCGGTCGGGGCGTCCGGCTCCCGGGCCATGCGCAGGGCGATGGCGGCCAGGGCCTGGGCCAGGTCGGCGGCACTGGTCGGGCAACCGCGCTGGTCGGCGACCACGCGCAATTCCGGCCGGTCTGCCCCCAGCCGCAGCATGGTCTTCACGAAATTGGCCCGGTCGGGGCTGACCACCCAGGCGGTGCGGACGATGGCGTGGCGCGGGTTCACCGTGCGCACGGCCTGTTCGCCCGCTTCCTTGCTGGCGCCGTAGACGCCGATCGGGCAGACCGGGTCTTCGACCTCGTAAGGACCGGCCTTGCTGCCGTCGAAGACATAGTCGGTCGAGACATGAACCAGCGGCACGCCGGCTTTGCGGGTGGCATCGGCCAGGGCGGCGGGGGCCATGGCGTTCAGGGCGAAGGCGGCGACCACGTCGTCTTCCGCCTTGTCGACGGCGGTATAGGCGGCGGCATTGATCACCGCGGCCCAGGGCCGGGCGGCGAGGTAATCGGCGATGGCGGCGGTATCGCTGAGGTCGAGTTCGGCCCGCGTCGGCGCCTGGAGGGTGACGCCGGCCGGCCAGGCCAGGCGCTGCAGGGCGAGGCCGACCTGGCCG is a window of Oleomonas cavernae DNA encoding:
- the rfbD gene encoding dTDP-4-dehydrorhamnose reductase, with product MMEILVTGGAGQVGLALQRLAWPAGVTLQAPTRAELDLSDTAAIADYLAARPWAAVINAAAYTAVDKAEDDVVAAFALNAMAPAALADATRKAGVPLVHVSTDYVFDGSKAGPYEVEDPVCPIGVYGASKEAGEQAVRTVNPRHAIVRTAWVVSPDRANFVKTMLRLGADRPELRVVADQRGCPTSAADLAQALAAIALRMAREPDAPTGTFHGVNAGEATWCELANHVFDVAARHGRPRPKVTPIETRDYPTPARRPANSRLATHHLAQAYGITLRPWQDAVAEIVGKLVA